Proteins from one Flavobacterium sp. N2038 genomic window:
- a CDS encoding DUF4271 domain-containing protein, which translates to MIEQLTPRILENKDWATLLFVITFAVVAMTKSAYETRFSEFSKLIFSDKYAKIYRDNNHMKSSFTVGLFFVQIVSFAFFIQLSMSVFGYASKTDWVLFIQIATILLYFILAKYLVEKIVATSFNIDEFVDLFNLQKVTYRTYIGVLILPINAVLFYYDGIPKSIPLAIIAISLCISVYSYFISIKTYQNAIISKLFYFILYLCALEIAPYYFLYYWITKGSA; encoded by the coding sequence ATGATTGAACAACTTACCCCCAGAATACTAGAAAATAAAGATTGGGCCACACTTTTATTTGTGATCACTTTTGCTGTTGTCGCAATGACAAAATCAGCCTATGAAACTCGATTTAGCGAATTCAGCAAACTTATTTTTTCAGATAAATATGCCAAAATCTATCGCGATAACAACCACATGAAAAGCAGTTTTACTGTTGGTTTGTTTTTTGTGCAGATTGTTTCATTTGCTTTTTTCATTCAGTTAAGCATGAGTGTTTTTGGATATGCCTCCAAAACCGACTGGGTTTTATTTATTCAGATCGCAACAATACTGTTATACTTTATTTTAGCAAAATATCTAGTAGAAAAAATTGTCGCAACTTCATTCAACATTGATGAGTTTGTTGACCTTTTTAACTTACAAAAAGTTACTTACAGAACTTATATTGGTGTTTTAATCCTGCCTATCAATGCAGTTTTGTTTTATTATGATGGAATTCCAAAAAGTATACCGCTTGCAATTATAGCCATTTCACTGTGTATCAGCGTATACTCATATTTTATTTCAATTAAAACGTATCAAAATGCAATAATCAGTAAGTTGTTTTATTTTATTTTATATCTTTGCGCTCTTGAAATAGCCCCTTATTATTTTCTTTATTACTGGATAACAAAAGGGAGTGCTTAG
- a CDS encoding polyprenol monophosphomannose synthase — MNDSIVIIPTYNEIENIESIVRAVLSQHKPFHLLIIDDNSPDHTANKVIALQEEYPGRLFLEKRAKKAGLGTAYVHGFKWALERKYDFVFEMDADFSHNPNDLEKLYDACHFGGADLAVGSRYVTGVNVVNWPLSRVLMSYFASVYVKFITGMKIHDATAGFVCYKREVLEKINLNKIKFVGYAFQIEMKYRTYCGKFEISEVPIIFTDRTKGVSKMSNAIIKEAILGVISLRLKKLFNTL, encoded by the coding sequence ATGAATGATAGTATTGTAATAATACCAACTTACAACGAAATCGAGAATATTGAAAGTATTGTAAGAGCTGTGCTTTCGCAACATAAACCTTTCCATCTTTTAATTATCGACGACAATTCGCCCGATCACACAGCAAATAAAGTGATTGCCCTGCAGGAAGAATATCCGGGAAGATTATTTTTGGAAAAAAGAGCCAAAAAAGCCGGTTTAGGAACCGCTTATGTTCACGGTTTTAAGTGGGCATTGGAACGCAAGTACGATTTTGTTTTTGAAATGGATGCTGACTTTTCGCACAATCCCAATGATTTAGAAAAATTATATGACGCCTGTCATTTTGGAGGTGCTGATCTGGCTGTTGGGTCTCGCTATGTAACAGGAGTAAATGTGGTAAACTGGCCATTAAGCCGTGTTTTGATGTCTTATTTTGCTTCGGTTTATGTAAAGTTTATTACCGGAATGAAAATTCATGATGCTACAGCTGGCTTTGTTTGTTACAAAAGAGAGGTTTTGGAGAAGATAAATCTGAATAAAATCAAATTTGTTGGATATGCATTTCAAATTGAAATGAAATATAGAACTTATTGTGGTAAATTTGAGATATCTGAAGTCCCAATTATTTTTACAGACAGGACAAAAGGAGTTTCTAAAATGAGCAATGCTATTATTAAAGAAGCTATACTTGGAGTGATTTCTCTTCGATTAAAAAAATTATTCAATACACTATAA
- a CDS encoding dihydroorotase, which produces MNRILIKNAKIVNEGSIFEGDVLIENDLIVEVADSISLKTSDCIVIDAEGNYLMPGAIDDQVHFREPGLTHKGDIESESRAAVAGGITSFIEQPNTVPNAVTQEILEDKYQIAAEKSFANYSFMMGATNDNLEEVLKTNPKNVAGIKIFLGSSTGNMLVDNEATLERIFSSTPMLIAVHCEDETTIQNNLAEFKEQYGEDIPVTAHNLIRSAEACYISSSKAVALAKKTGARLHIFHLSTAKEMELFTNKIPLEDKKITAEVCVHHLWFTDEDYKTKGNFIKWNPAVKTAADRKALWEALNDGRIDVIATDHAPHTKEEKLQSYLKAPSGGPLVQHAVVAMFEAHHQGKISVEKIVEKMCHNPAKIFKIEKRGFIKEGYFADLVIVNPSLPWSVNQDNILYKCGWSPFENMAFKSRITHTFVNGEMVYNNFKVKDVRAGKRLLFDR; this is translated from the coding sequence ATGAACAGGATTTTAATAAAAAATGCTAAAATTGTAAACGAAGGATCTATTTTTGAGGGTGACGTTCTGATAGAAAATGATTTGATTGTTGAGGTTGCAGACAGCATAAGCTTAAAGACATCCGATTGTATTGTTATAGATGCTGAAGGAAATTATTTAATGCCGGGTGCTATTGATGATCAGGTGCATTTTAGAGAACCGGGTTTAACACATAAAGGAGATATAGAATCGGAATCGAGAGCGGCTGTTGCCGGGGGAATTACCTCTTTTATCGAGCAGCCTAATACAGTGCCTAATGCTGTAACTCAGGAAATACTTGAAGATAAATATCAGATTGCTGCAGAAAAATCTTTTGCTAACTATTCTTTTATGATGGGGGCAACAAATGATAATCTGGAAGAGGTTCTAAAAACAAATCCAAAAAATGTTGCAGGAATTAAGATTTTTCTAGGTTCTTCAACTGGAAATATGCTGGTTGATAATGAAGCGACTTTAGAACGAATCTTTTCAAGTACACCAATGTTGATTGCAGTTCATTGCGAAGATGAAACTACAATTCAAAATAATTTAGCAGAGTTTAAAGAACAGTATGGAGAAGATATTCCGGTAACGGCACATAACTTGATCAGAAGTGCTGAGGCTTGTTATATTTCGTCATCTAAAGCGGTAGCGTTGGCAAAAAAAACGGGAGCGAGACTTCATATATTTCATCTTTCGACTGCAAAAGAAATGGAGTTGTTTACCAATAAAATTCCATTAGAAGATAAAAAGATTACAGCAGAGGTTTGCGTACACCATCTTTGGTTTACAGACGAAGATTATAAAACAAAAGGCAATTTTATTAAATGGAATCCGGCTGTAAAAACTGCTGCAGACCGAAAAGCACTTTGGGAAGCTTTAAATGACGGACGTATTGATGTTATTGCAACAGATCATGCGCCACATACTAAAGAAGAAAAATTACAATCTTATTTGAAAGCACCTTCTGGAGGGCCGCTTGTACAGCATGCTGTTGTGGCAATGTTCGAAGCGCATCATCAGGGGAAAATTAGTGTAGAAAAAATTGTGGAGAAAATGTGCCACAATCCGGCTAAGATTTTCAAAATCGAAAAAAGAGGTTTCATTAAAGAAGGTTATTTTGCCGATTTAGTAATTGTAAATCCAAGCCTTCCATGGAGTGTAAACCAGGATAATATTTTATACAAATGCGGATGGTCTCCATTTGAAAATATGGCTTTCAAATCCAGAATTACACATACTTTTGTAAATGGCGAAATGGTGTATAATAACTTTAAAGTAAAAGATGTTCGTGCTGGAAAAAGATTATTGTTTGATAGATAA
- a CDS encoding DUF4296 domain-containing protein, with protein MKNFVFVILVLMLSVSCKKDLVKEPKGLIERKKMIDIMYDLSILEAMKYQNPLSLDSIDSDPKKFVLKKYKVDSLQFAQSNIYYASDYNTYKDMFDEVGKRIAVEQRAADSLVKIDEKKAAKANKNKKVDPALKREEIKKAKILNVDSLQRAMHSRR; from the coding sequence ATGAAGAATTTTGTATTTGTAATATTGGTTTTAATGCTTTCTGTAAGCTGCAAAAAAGATTTGGTAAAAGAGCCAAAAGGACTTATTGAACGCAAGAAAATGATTGATATTATGTATGACTTATCGATTCTGGAAGCGATGAAGTATCAAAATCCGCTTTCGTTAGATTCGATAGACTCAGATCCAAAAAAGTTTGTCTTAAAGAAATATAAAGTAGATAGTTTGCAGTTTGCTCAAAGTAATATTTACTATGCTTCGGATTATAATACTTATAAAGATATGTTTGATGAAGTTGGAAAGCGAATTGCTGTAGAGCAGCGTGCAGCAGATTCTCTTGTTAAAATTGATGAGAAGAAAGCGGCAAAAGCTAATAAAAATAAAAAAGTCGATCCTGCTCTAAAACGTGAAGAGATTAAGAAAGCAAAAATATTAAATGTAGATTCTCTGCAAAGAGCAATGCATTCCAGAAGATAG
- a CDS encoding NAD-dependent epimerase/dehydratase family protein: protein MVLVTGGTGLVGSHLLLHLIENGENVRAIYRNQSNIEKTKSVFELYKKGDLFEKIDWLEADILDVPSLETAFIGIDFVYHCAALISFDPKDEDALRKTNIEGTANMVNFSIAKNVKKFCFVSSIAALGDLAPHETYITEETDWNPEKPHSDYAISKYGAEMEVWRAVQEGLDIIIINPGVILGPFFKTKNLQQGSAELYTKVANGLSFYTLGSTGFISVNDVVKTAFKLMKSEIKNERFTLISENIIFQDILNTIADTLKVKRPHIHAKPMFMNLLWMIDGIYSTFFFQKRSLTKATAKASYSKSLYSNEKIKTALGAVFQDVHLYIKEVSKL from the coding sequence ATGGTATTAGTAACTGGAGGAACAGGTTTAGTGGGTTCGCATTTATTACTTCATTTAATTGAAAATGGGGAAAATGTTCGGGCTATTTACAGAAACCAAAGCAACATTGAAAAAACAAAATCGGTTTTTGAACTGTATAAAAAAGGAGATCTATTTGAAAAAATAGATTGGCTTGAAGCCGATATTTTAGACGTCCCTTCATTAGAGACTGCCTTTATCGGAATTGACTTTGTCTATCACTGTGCCGCTTTAATTTCATTTGATCCCAAAGATGAAGATGCACTACGAAAAACCAATATTGAAGGAACAGCAAACATGGTTAATTTTTCGATTGCCAAAAATGTCAAGAAATTCTGTTTTGTAAGCTCAATCGCTGCTTTGGGAGATTTAGCTCCGCATGAAACTTACATTACCGAAGAAACAGACTGGAATCCTGAAAAGCCACACAGCGATTATGCTATTTCTAAATATGGCGCCGAAATGGAAGTTTGGCGCGCTGTACAAGAAGGTCTGGATATTATTATTATAAATCCCGGGGTTATTTTAGGCCCTTTCTTTAAAACAAAAAATCTACAACAAGGAAGCGCAGAGCTGTACACAAAAGTAGCCAACGGGCTTTCGTTCTACACTTTAGGAAGCACTGGATTTATTTCTGTAAATGATGTTGTAAAAACAGCTTTTAAATTAATGAAAAGCGAAATCAAAAACGAACGTTTTACATTAATTTCCGAAAATATAATCTTTCAGGATATTCTCAATACTATTGCAGACACTTTAAAAGTAAAAAGACCTCATATACATGCAAAACCAATGTTTATGAATCTGCTTTGGATGATTGATGGAATTTACTCCACTTTCTTTTTTCAAAAAAGAAGCCTTACTAAAGCTACTGCAAAAGCTTCTTATTCTAAGAGCTTATATTCAAACGAAAAAATAAAAACCGCTCTTGGAGCGGTTTTTCAGGATGTACATTTATATATAAAAGAAGTTTCAAAACTATAA
- the tyrS gene encoding tyrosine--tRNA ligase, translated as MKNLVEELKWRGLYHDSMPGTEEQLLKEVTAAYIGFDPTADSLHIGSMVQIILLVHLKNFGHQPVALVGGATGMIGDPSGKSDERNLLNEETLAKNVAGIKSVLSRFLDFNSNEPNAPIMVNNYDWMKEFSFIDFAREVGKRITVNYMMAKDSVKKRINGEGEGMSFTEFTYQLIQGYDFYHLYKNNNCLLQMGGSDQWGNITTGTELVRRMGGENAKAFALTTPLITKADGSKFGKSEGGNVWLDADKTSVYKFYQFWVNATDADAEKYIKIFTFLDKETIEALIEEHKTAAHLRVLQRKLAEEITIFVHSKEELEKAIQASNILFGNSTAEDLKQLDEKTFLEVFDGVPQAEITKADLENGLDIISVLNEKTGFFKSNGEARRALTANSISVNREKIKEDFVLTANDLINNQFVLLQSGKKNYFVIRTV; from the coding sequence ATGAAGAATCTAGTTGAAGAATTAAAGTGGCGCGGTTTGTACCATGATAGCATGCCAGGAACGGAAGAACAATTGCTAAAAGAGGTAACTGCGGCTTATATTGGTTTTGATCCAACAGCAGATTCGCTGCATATTGGCAGTATGGTTCAGATTATTTTATTGGTTCATTTGAAGAATTTTGGTCATCAGCCAGTTGCTCTTGTGGGCGGCGCGACCGGAATGATTGGTGATCCTTCTGGGAAATCTGACGAAAGAAATTTGTTGAACGAAGAAACTTTGGCTAAAAACGTTGCAGGAATTAAAAGCGTTCTGTCTCGTTTCTTAGACTTTAATTCAAATGAACCAAACGCTCCAATTATGGTAAATAACTATGATTGGATGAAAGAATTCTCGTTTATTGATTTTGCCCGTGAGGTTGGAAAACGTATTACGGTAAATTATATGATGGCGAAGGATTCTGTTAAAAAGAGAATTAACGGAGAAGGTGAAGGAATGTCTTTTACAGAATTTACTTATCAACTAATTCAGGGATACGATTTTTATCATTTATATAAAAACAATAACTGCCTTTTGCAAATGGGAGGTTCTGATCAATGGGGAAATATTACCACCGGGACGGAATTAGTGCGCAGAATGGGAGGAGAGAATGCAAAAGCTTTTGCATTAACAACACCATTAATTACAAAAGCTGACGGATCTAAATTTGGAAAATCTGAAGGTGGAAATGTTTGGCTGGATGCTGATAAAACTTCTGTTTACAAATTTTACCAGTTTTGGGTAAATGCTACAGATGCTGATGCAGAAAAATATATCAAAATCTTTACCTTTTTAGATAAAGAGACTATTGAAGCTTTAATTGAAGAGCATAAAACAGCTGCACATTTAAGAGTTTTACAAAGAAAACTTGCTGAAGAAATTACAATTTTTGTTCACAGTAAAGAGGAGTTAGAAAAAGCAATTCAGGCATCAAATATCTTGTTTGGAAATTCTACTGCTGAAGATTTGAAGCAATTAGATGAGAAAACTTTTTTAGAAGTTTTTGACGGAGTTCCGCAAGCTGAAATCACAAAAGCTGATTTAGAAAACGGTTTGGATATCATTTCGGTTTTAAACGAAAAAACAGGTTTCTTTAAATCTAACGGAGAGGCGAGAAGAGCTTTAACGGCAAATTCTATTTCGGTTAACAGAGAAAAAATCAAAGAAGATTTTGTTCTGACTGCAAATGATTTGATTAATAATCAGTTTGTACTATTGCAAAGCGGTAAGAAGAATTATTTTGTTATTAGAACGGTTTAA
- a CDS encoding acyl transferase translates to MITASDIFTISSQKQFEKIALKVFRFQHENNKVYRDFCNFLKVNPQQIKSLKQIPFLPIQFFKSHEVVSNSDFPQVTFTSSGTTGMVTSRHLVTDISLYEESYRNGFSQFYGNIEDYVVLALLPSYLERDGSSLIYMVEDLIKLSNQPESGFYLHNHDDLIKKLTELDESGQNVILIGVTYALLDLIEKHQFQLQNTIIMETGGMKGKRKEMIREELHELLCKGFGVSSIHSEYGMTELLAQAYSLGDGIFECPSWMSILVRDPEDALTYVNDGKTGGINVIDLANINSCSFIATQDLGKKYSNNSFEVLGRFDNSDIRGCNLMVL, encoded by the coding sequence TTGATTACAGCCAGCGATATATTTACCATTTCAAGTCAGAAACAATTTGAGAAAATAGCACTAAAAGTGTTTCGTTTTCAGCACGAAAACAACAAAGTATATCGTGATTTCTGTAATTTCCTGAAAGTCAATCCGCAGCAGATAAAATCACTTAAGCAGATTCCTTTTTTACCCATCCAGTTTTTTAAAAGTCATGAAGTAGTTTCTAATTCAGATTTTCCTCAGGTAACTTTTACCAGCAGCGGTACCACCGGAATGGTTACAAGCAGACATTTAGTGACCGATATTTCCCTATATGAGGAAAGTTACCGCAATGGATTTTCTCAATTTTATGGCAACATCGAAGATTATGTTGTTTTGGCCCTTTTACCGTCCTATCTTGAACGAGATGGCTCTTCGTTAATCTACATGGTCGAAGATCTAATAAAACTATCCAATCAGCCTGAGAGCGGGTTTTATTTACATAATCACGACGACTTAATTAAAAAACTAACCGAATTAGATGAATCTGGTCAGAATGTGATTTTAATTGGCGTTACTTATGCTTTACTAGATTTAATCGAAAAACATCAGTTTCAACTTCAAAATACCATTATAATGGAAACCGGAGGAATGAAAGGTAAACGCAAAGAAATGATTCGCGAAGAATTACACGAATTGCTTTGCAAAGGCTTTGGCGTTTCTTCTATACACTCAGAATACGGAATGACCGAACTTTTGGCACAAGCCTACTCATTAGGCGATGGTATTTTTGAATGCCCGTCCTGGATGAGCATTTTAGTACGTGATCCGGAAGATGCACTCACTTATGTAAACGACGGAAAAACAGGCGGAATAAATGTTATTGACCTCGCCAACATCAACTCTTGTTCTTTTATTGCAACACAGGATCTAGGCAAAAAATATTCCAACAACTCATTTGAGGTATTGGGACGTTTTGATAATTCTGATATTCGTGGCTGTAATTTGATGGTGCTTTAA
- a CDS encoding T9SS type A sorting domain-containing protein, which translates to MAKNYFYITFLLAFFFTVSVSAQDSKQLPKTQETTSIEGLSLYPNPVTNGKVYISSKNDLEKEIIIFDLLGKKVLQAHLSTRELNVADLAPGVYIIKISEENASATRKLIIR; encoded by the coding sequence ATGGCAAAAAATTACTTTTATATTACTTTCTTATTGGCTTTTTTCTTTACTGTAAGTGTCTCGGCACAAGACAGTAAGCAATTACCAAAAACTCAGGAAACTACTTCTATTGAGGGACTAAGCTTGTACCCTAATCCAGTTACTAACGGAAAAGTATACATCTCGTCTAAAAATGACTTAGAAAAAGAAATCATTATATTTGATTTACTGGGCAAAAAAGTACTTCAGGCACATTTAAGCACAAGAGAATTAAACGTTGCAGATTTAGCTCCCGGCGTTTATATCATTAAAATAAGCGAAGAAAATGCTTCAGCAACACGAAAGCTTATCATTCGATAA
- a CDS encoding TonB-dependent receptor, producing the protein MKFNLKFLLITLFICSISIAQNKGTISGVLTDKETNNEVLPFANVLLKGTKINTNTDIDGKYSLSVNPGNYTIIFSFVGYESVEKPVTVKAGETITINQVLSSGSFTLKDVVVKSAAVNKQKESALLLDQKNAVQFKAAIGAEEIARKGVNDVANAVAKVSGVSKQDDSGNVFVRGLGDRYNVTTLNGLPLPSNNPANKNILLEIFSTNIVDNIGISKTFESQNYADFGGANIDISAKKFSGKPFISFSIGTGANTNVLGQDHFYLQDGPTYTGFKKVGVPESPLLPYSYATSWDRQESKNVLNAFYTLSGGKRFTINDESSIGAFVTGSFSAKNKFTQGYSRGGITSDGDIYSDFIRTAYKHNTTTTVMGTADYKINNKNSIFFTSLFLNSSEQDYSEYEGTNVNFDGGGDAQQQISGFIKRGTFERTQLVVNQLTGKNKFNDQWNLNWGVGYSMSDSAIPDRMQNSFVYAPNAIDYTFFTNSNINNHRFFHDLKENEIAANIALSYNFKKGSDDTYKGKVTVGYSGKFKNVDYEMQQYSFFPDRTTISFPKEDIHHVDNYLDPAHWGSSYSNRIHQTYNGNLDINAAFANVQYSLTERLSVILGARLEQLNQNVFYITTTVPSGGNSDDSKFNILPSLISKYTLNDRQNLKFSASKTYTLPQFKEKVPIIYEDVAQAYEGNPRLYASTNYNFDLGWEFFPKASELISVTAFGKIIQNPINEMFLNSSSNDISYANTGDKGTVAGVEVEYRKDLFEIEKSNNLKTKLSFDANGSYLYTKQDLSNEKVNNENDFGANFTFTSSKLTGASNFLANANLSFLNEFSENTDISATVSYSYFSDKLAVIGTSRVGNMVDKAVNKLDFIVNSSLTKNLKIGLIYNNILNPTFKRVQEQGEVPGKESVGDITVTSYKAGSDLRLTLNYTF; encoded by the coding sequence ATGAAATTCAATTTAAAATTTCTATTAATCACATTATTTATCTGTTCGATTTCGATCGCGCAAAACAAAGGTACGATTTCTGGTGTATTAACCGATAAAGAAACTAATAATGAAGTACTTCCTTTTGCAAATGTTTTATTAAAAGGAACAAAAATTAATACCAACACTGATATTGACGGAAAATATTCGTTAAGTGTAAATCCAGGAAATTATACAATTATTTTTAGTTTCGTAGGATATGAATCTGTAGAAAAACCAGTAACTGTTAAGGCAGGTGAAACCATTACTATTAACCAAGTATTATCATCAGGCAGTTTCACTCTTAAAGATGTTGTTGTAAAATCTGCAGCAGTAAACAAACAAAAAGAATCAGCGTTATTATTAGATCAAAAAAATGCAGTTCAATTTAAAGCGGCTATTGGTGCTGAGGAAATTGCGAGAAAAGGAGTTAATGACGTAGCTAACGCTGTTGCGAAAGTAAGTGGTGTTTCTAAGCAAGACGATTCTGGAAATGTTTTCGTGCGCGGATTAGGCGACCGTTATAATGTAACTACTTTAAATGGTCTTCCGTTACCATCAAACAACCCAGCAAACAAAAACATTCTTTTAGAGATCTTCTCTACAAACATTGTAGATAACATCGGAATCAGTAAAACTTTCGAATCTCAAAACTATGCCGATTTTGGAGGAGCTAATATCGATATTAGCGCAAAGAAATTCAGCGGAAAACCTTTTATCAGTTTTTCAATTGGTACAGGTGCAAACACAAATGTTTTAGGACAAGATCATTTTTACCTGCAAGACGGACCTACTTATACAGGATTTAAAAAAGTAGGAGTTCCAGAATCTCCATTATTGCCATACAGCTATGCAACAAGCTGGGATAGACAAGAAAGTAAAAATGTATTAAATGCTTTCTACACTTTATCTGGAGGAAAAAGATTTACAATAAATGACGAAAGCTCAATTGGTGCTTTTGTTACAGGATCTTTTAGCGCAAAAAACAAATTTACTCAAGGTTACAGCAGAGGAGGAATCACTTCTGACGGAGATATTTATTCTGATTTTATCAGAACAGCTTATAAGCATAACACTACAACAACGGTTATGGGTACTGCTGATTATAAAATCAACAACAAAAACTCAATCTTCTTTACTTCTTTATTCTTAAACTCTAGTGAACAAGATTATAGTGAATATGAAGGAACAAACGTAAACTTTGATGGTGGTGGAGATGCTCAACAGCAAATTAGCGGTTTTATCAAACGTGGAACTTTTGAAAGAACTCAATTAGTGGTAAACCAATTAACAGGTAAAAATAAATTCAACGATCAGTGGAATTTAAATTGGGGAGTAGGTTACAGTATGTCTGACAGCGCAATCCCGGATCGTATGCAAAACTCTTTCGTGTATGCTCCTAATGCTATCGACTATACATTTTTTACCAATTCAAATATTAATAACCACAGATTCTTTCACGACTTAAAAGAAAATGAAATCGCTGCAAATATTGCTCTTTCTTACAACTTCAAAAAAGGTAGTGATGATACTTACAAAGGAAAAGTAACTGTTGGTTATTCAGGAAAATTCAAAAATGTGGATTACGAAATGCAACAGTATTCGTTCTTCCCGGACCGAACTACAATTTCTTTTCCTAAAGAAGACATTCACCATGTAGACAATTATTTAGATCCTGCACACTGGGGTTCATCTTACTCAAACAGAATTCACCAGACATATAATGGAAATTTAGATATTAATGCTGCTTTTGCTAATGTTCAATATTCTTTAACTGAAAGATTAAGCGTGATATTAGGAGCTAGATTAGAACAATTGAATCAGAATGTTTTCTATATCACGACAACAGTTCCATCTGGAGGAAACTCTGATGATTCTAAATTCAATATTTTACCAAGCTTAATTTCAAAATATACATTAAATGACAGACAGAATTTAAAATTCTCTGCTAGTAAAACGTATACACTTCCTCAGTTTAAAGAAAAAGTGCCAATTATTTATGAAGATGTTGCACAAGCTTACGAAGGAAACCCAAGATTATACGCTTCAACAAATTACAATTTTGATTTAGGATGGGAATTTTTCCCGAAAGCAAGTGAGCTAATTTCTGTTACTGCATTTGGTAAAATCATTCAAAACCCAATCAACGAAATGTTCTTGAATTCTTCTTCAAATGATATTTCTTATGCAAATACAGGAGACAAAGGAACAGTCGCTGGGGTTGAAGTAGAATACAGAAAAGATCTTTTTGAAATTGAAAAAAGTAACAACCTAAAGACAAAACTTTCTTTTGACGCAAACGGATCATACTTGTACACAAAACAAGATCTAAGCAACGAAAAAGTAAACAATGAAAATGATTTTGGAGCTAACTTTACTTTTACATCAAGTAAATTAACAGGAGCTTCTAATTTCCTTGCCAATGCGAACTTATCATTCTTAAATGAGTTTTCAGAAAACACAGATATTTCGGCAACAGTTTCTTACTCTTATTTTTCAGATAAGTTAGCTGTAATTGGAACTTCAAGAGTTGGAAACATGGTTGATAAAGCAGTAAACAAACTAGACTTTATTGTAAACTCAAGCTTAACCAAAAACTTAAAAATTGGCCTTATTTATAACAACATCCTGAATCCAACTTTCAAACGTGTACAAGAGCAAGGTGAAGTACCAGGAAAAGAAAGTGTTGGCGATATCACAGTTACATCGTACAAAGCAGGTTCTGATCTAAGACTTACTTTAAACTATACTTTCTAA
- a CDS encoding response regulator transcription factor: MKKTQTKILLVDDEPDILEIVGYNLAQEGYQIVTASNGKEAIAKAQKELPELIIMDVMMAEMDGMEACEHIRKIPELNNVIITFLTARSEDYSQVAGFDAGADDYITKPIKPKLLVSKVKALLRRLKEQEIVSDTINVGGIEINREEYKIIKGNVEIALPRKEFELFYLLASKPGKVFKRDEILDKVWGNEVVVGGRTIDVHIRKLREKIGEDLFKTIKGVGYKFEV, translated from the coding sequence ATGAAAAAAACACAAACCAAGATTTTATTAGTTGACGATGAACCAGATATCTTAGAAATCGTTGGCTATAACCTTGCGCAGGAAGGCTACCAGATTGTAACTGCTTCAAACGGAAAAGAAGCGATTGCAAAAGCCCAGAAAGAATTGCCGGAATTAATCATTATGGATGTTATGATGGCCGAAATGGATGGGATGGAAGCTTGTGAACACATTAGAAAAATTCCGGAACTAAATAATGTTATCATAACATTCCTTACAGCAAGAAGCGAAGATTATTCGCAAGTTGCTGGATTTGATGCTGGTGCTGATGACTATATTACCAAACCAATAAAACCAAAATTGTTGGTGAGTAAAGTAAAGGCTTTGTTAAGAAGGTTAAAAGAACAAGAAATAGTTAGTGATACTATAAATGTTGGTGGTATTGAGATTAACCGTGAAGAATATAAAATAATCAAAGGCAATGTTGAAATTGCTTTGCCAAGAAAAGAATTCGAATTGTTTTATCTATTAGCTTCAAAACCAGGAAAAGTTTTTAAAAGAGATGAAATCCTTGATAAAGTATGGGGTAATGAAGTAGTTGTTGGAGGAAGAACTATCGACGTTCATATCAGAAAACTTCGTGAAAAAATAGGAGAAGACCTTTTTAAAACAATAAAAGGGGTTGGTTACAAATTTGAAGTCTAG